A part of Dryobates pubescens isolate bDryPub1 chromosome 3, bDryPub1.pri, whole genome shotgun sequence genomic DNA contains:
- the FAM161A gene encoding protein FAM161A has translation MEAAHRAARLAASCLCTPLDPRTRAPAALYERRPPHADAQDSFDLDTNTNKEKTRALNGDSDKWIDLSKMYNSNQEYYLKLEELKNAHLETMAKLESMYQNKLYLKGVQPLDKKSAGPNACCRPTWEKSSYQPLNLHKSFSDSDLSDPLRSSLSDESDRELAFEESSSETGSSAFAKERIEKMWDGFSVDDYISHIKHSLPSSPVVRTICKKQKAWSPKVTVPKPFQMTIREARKKEQNIKSKSQIEMENNLLKKQLEEEAECQKKFRANPVPAAVFLPLYHEIVQQNEERRRSVKERSKLKLLASQKPFKFIEREKQRNEIRKKQLKDLSAPEKKKLFRAKPVPKYIYSPSVKDKLKEEELYREIRIRMRAEELLRNSSLPNSRLALTNANKKKKHKCIDPKETEHKPKTKSSVPDFDLLHQKSQEQLLQRKQVKHLTVCEPFDLRTPYIPSNKGKVLKDIQEDEEKLKETRWPYTSLRCKTEMRHSNTNSHLSGSGDFKSPKSTESTRRRQQAVRNSLEEKRKLEEQQKRTRTKQKQRTKKLQRIVAACAEANDPHQSLAQMSKSKLQTFRNYEKQRMQEYLQELQEMEERLKQRPLLFERVTQKNARIAAEKHYSNRLRALGICPEFVSRKGQRTKLLQCSSVEDLKSTDTRERIIMDKVEERDYFEEAADSSSWSEQSCEEEKEEEEGERTKGAKTSSPDGPSTELEDEEEARDSPHIDQPCHAGKAGSSSNSHQHHEEENKEEEKAKVGLSLGHSQDKEEDNDWSRPSSQSNQSHEYEEAGQSYSEAEDAFRYEDEEYESDDSEEKPSSDEAD, from the exons ATGGAGGCTGCGCATCGAGCGGCGCGGCTGGCCGCCTCCTGCCTCTGCACTCCGCTCGACCCGCGCACCCGGGCCCCCGCCGCGCTCTACGAGCGGAGGCCACCGCACGCCGACGCTCAG GACAGTTTTGATTTGGATACAAataccaacaaagagaagaCCCGTGCTTTAAATGGAGACTCTGACAAGTGGATAGACTTGTCCAAAATGTACAATTCAAATCAAGAGTATTACTTGAAGCTAGAAGAGCTTAAGAATGCTCACCTGGAGACCATGGCAAAATTAGAAAGTATGTATCAGAATAAACTGTATTTAAAAGGAGTACAACCTTTGGACAAGAAAAGTGCTGGTCCTAATGCGTGTTGTAG gccaacttgggagaagagctcaTATCAGCCTCTGAATTTGCACAAATCCTTTTCAGACTCTGACTTAAGTGATCCCTTAAGATCAAGTCTATCTGATGAGTCTGACAGAGAATTAGCATTTGAAGAAAGCAGTAGTGAAACTGGATCATCTGCATTTGCTAAGGAAAGAATTGAAAAAATGTGGGATGGGTTCTCCGTGGATGACTACATCTCCCACATCAAACATAGCTTACCAAGTTCACCTGTTGTCAGAACGATATGTAAGAAACAGAAAGCATGGTCACCAAAAGTTACTGTGCCCAAGCCTTTCCAAATGACTATCAGAGAAGCTAGGAAAAAAGAACAGAACATCAAGTCAAAGTCACAGATTGAAATGGAAAATAACTTATTGAAGAAGCAATTAGAGGAAGAAGCAGAGTGTCAGAAAAAATTCCGAGCTAatccagtgcctgctgctgttttccttccACTCTACCATGAAATTGTGCAACAAAATGAAGAACGCAGGAGGTCTGTGAAAGAGAGAAGCAAACTCAAGCTCTTGGCTTCTCAGAAGCCATTTAAATTCATTGAACGAGAGAAGCAAAGAAATGAGATTAGgaaaaagcaattaaaagatCTTTCTgcacctgaaaagaaaaaactgTTCAGAGCAAAACCAGTTCCTAAATATATTTATAGTCCATCTGTTAAGGACAAGCTAAAGGAGGAAGAGCTCTACAGAGAAATCAGGATCAGAATGAGAGCTGAAGAGTTGCTACGTAATTCGTCTCTACCCAACAGCAGACTGGCTTTAACAAATGccaataaaaagaagaaacacaagTGCATTGACCCAAAGGAAACAGAACATAAACCCAAGACCAAATCAAGTGTCCCAGATTTTGACCTACTACACCAAAAAtctcaggagcagctcctgcaacgAAAACAAGTGAAGCACCTTACAGTCTGTGAACCTTTTGATCTTCGTACTCCATATATTCCCTCAAATAAGGGGAAAGTTTTGAAGGACATTCAAGAGGATGAAGAAAAGTTGAAAGAAACACGCTGGCCATATACCTCTCTGCGATGTAAAACTGAAATGAGACATTCAAATACAAATTCACATCTCTCaggctctggagactttaaatCACCCAAAAGCACAGAATCCACTAGACGACGGCAGCAAGCCGTAAG GAATTCCcttgaggaaaagagaaagctggaagaacaacaaaaaaggaccagaacaaagcagaaacaaagaacaaaaaaattgcAGAGAATTGTAGCAGCTTGCGCTGAGGCAAATGACCCACACCAGAGCCTAGCGCAGATGTCTAAATCAAAATTACAAACATTCAG GAATTATGAAAAGCAGAGAATGCAAGAGTATTTGCAAGAGTTGCAAGAAATGGAAGAAAGATTAAAACAAAGGCCATTGCTTTTTGAAAGAGTAACTCAG AAAAACGCTAGAATAGCTGCAGAAAAGCATTATTCTaacagactgagagccctggggatatGCCCAGAGTTTGTTTCAAGGAAAGGACAAAGAACTAAATTGCTACAATGCTCCAGTGTTGAAGATCTTAAATCCACTGATACCAGAGAAAG AATCATCATGGATAAAGTGGAGGAAAGGGACTACTTTGAGGAAGCAGCTGACAGCAGTTCTTGGTCTGAGcagtcctgtgaggaggagaaggaagaggaggagggagagaggacaAAAGGTGCCAAAACCTCCTCCCCTGATGGCCCATCCACTGAGTtggaggatgaggaagaggcAAGAGATAGCCCTCATATAGATCAGCCTTGCCATGCAGGGAAGGCTGGGTCCAGCTCCAACTCACACCAGCACCATGAGGAGGAGaacaaggaggaggaaaaagcaaaggTAGGCCTGTCACTTGGGCATTcccaggacaaggaggaggacAATGATTGGTCAAGACCCAGCTCTCAGTCCAACCAGTCCCATGAATATGAAGAGGCTGGTCAGTCCTACTCTGAAGCTGAGGATGCCTTCAGATACGAGGATGAAGAATATGAAAGTGATGATTCAGAAGAGAAACCCAGCAGTGATGAAGCTGACTGA
- the CCT4 gene encoding T-complex protein 1 subunit delta, whose amino-acid sequence MPENTGAKAHGGAGNRVKGTYQDRDKPSQIRFSNISAGKAVADAIRTSLGPKGMDKMIQDAKGDVTITNDGATILKQMQVLHPAAKMLVELSKAQDIEAGDGTTSVVVIAGALLDACSRLLQKGIHPTIISESFQKALDKGIEVLTNMAQPVELSDRETLLNSATTSLNSKVVCQYSSLLSPMSVDAVMKVIDPTTASSVDLRDIKIVKKLGGTIDDCELVEGLVLTQKVANTGVTRVEKAKIGLIQFCLSAPKTDMDNQIVVSDYAQMDRVLREERAYILNLVKQIKKAGCNVLLIQKSILRDALSDLALHFLNKMKIMVVKDIERDDVEFICKTIGTKPVAHIDQFTPDMLGSAELAEEVNLNGSGKLIKITGCTNPGKTVTIVVRGSNKLVLEEAERSIHDALCVIRCLVKKRALIAGGGAPEIELALRLNEYARTLRGMDSYCVRAYGDALEVIPSTLAENAGLNPISTVTELRNRHAQGEKTAGINVRKGGISNILEELVVQPLLVSLSALTLATETVRSILKIDDVVSSVCIRLCLISFSTRTRLVAISFAVFQSIIIV is encoded by the exons ATGCCGGAGAACACTGGGGCTAAGGCCCACGGTGGCGCGGGCAACCGGGTTAAGGGCACTTACCAGGACCGGGACAAGCCGTCCCAGATACGCTTTAGCAACATCTCTGCCGGCAAAG cCGTTGCCGATGCAATTAGAACAAGCCTTGGACCAAAGGGAATGGATAAAATG ATACAGGATGCTAAAGGAGATGTGACAATCACTAATGATGGTGCTACTATTCTGAAACAAATGCAAGTTCTGCACCCTGCAGCCAAAATG TTGGTAGAGCTATCAAAAGCACAAGATATTGAAGCTGGTGATGGCACTACATctgttgttgttattgctgGAGCTCTTCTGGATGCCTGTTCCAGACTTCTTcaaaaag GAATTCACCCCACCATCATTTCAGAGTCATTCCAGAAAGCTTTGGATAAAGGTATTGAGGTGTTGACCAACATGGCACAGCCAGTTGAACTGAGTGACAGAGAAACCTTGCTGAACAGTGCAACTACTTCGTTGAATTCAAAG GTTGTGTGTCAGTATTCTAGTTTACTTTCTCCAATGAGTGTGGATGCAGTGATGAAGGTGATTGACCCAACTACAGCTAGTAGCGTGGACCTCAGAGATATTAAAATTGTTAAGAAGCTGGG AGGCACAATTGATgattgtgaactggttgaaggactAGTCCTGACTCAGAAGGTGGCAAATACCGGTGTAACCAGAGTGGAAAAAGCCAAAATTGGCCTTATTCAGTTCTGCTTGTCTGCTCCAAAGACAGAT ATGGACAACCAGATAGTTGTTTCTGATTATGCTCAAATGGACAGAGTGCTGCGTGAGGAGAGAGCCTACATTCTAAATTTAGTTAAGCAAATTAAGAAGGCTGGATGCAATGTGCTGCTGATTCAGAAGTCCATTCTGCG GGATGCTCTTAGTGACCTAGCTCTCCACTTTCTGAATAAAATGAAGATCATGGTGGTTAAAGACATTGAAAGAGATGACGTTGAGTTTATATGCAAG ACAATTGGAACTAAGCCTGTTGCTCATATTGACCAGTTTACTCCTGACATGCTGGGAtctgctgagctggcagaggaagtCAACTTGAATGGTTCTGGGAAACTAATAAAG ATCACAGGCTGTACAAATCCTGGCAAAACTGTAACCATTGTGGTACGTGGATCCAATAAACTTGTTCTGGAAGAAGCTGAGCGTTCAATTCATGATGCCTTGTGTGTCATAAGATGCTTAGTTAAGAAAAG AGCTTTAATTGCAGGAGGTGGAGCACCGGAGATAGAGCTGGCACTGCGCTTGAACGAGTATGCGCGCACACTGAGGGGCATGGACTCATACTGTGTCCGGGCCTATGGAGATGCACTGGAGGTCATACCGTCCACACTGGCTGAAAACGCAGGTCTCAACCCAATCTCAACAGTGACAGAGCTGAGAAACAGACATGCTCAAGGAGAGAAAACTGCTGGCATTAATGTCAGGAAG GGTGGCATTTCCAACATCCTGGAGGAGTTGGTTGTCCAGCCACTGCTCGTGTCTCTGAGTGCATTGACTCTTGCAACAGAAACTGTGCGCAGTATTCTGAAGATTGATGATGTGGTGAGTAGTGTTTGCATTAGGCTTTGTTTGATCTCTTTTTCCACAAGGACCAGGCTGGTTGCCATCTCATTTGCAGTGTTTCAAAGTATAATTATTGTGTAG